The window GAGCAATACTTAGTATAACTAAAAAAATACAAATTGTCAAAACAAAGTATAAAGTATTCTGTCTGATTTTTCAAACTTCTCAGTATTTTTTCTATTAATCTTTATGTTTTGTCCTATAATCTTTATATTTTGTCCTATTTAGTCCTAATATCTTTCCAAGCATTTCTCTGCGTATTTTTTTCCTGTCTCATTCATGGTATGATTTTGGTCATAAATGGTTTTTGACTGAGCAAGGGAGGCTGCAGATATGGAATATATCTGGCTTATATGGGGATACATTGTCCTTGTAAATATTTATGGTTTTTCCGTTATGGGGTGGGATAAATATAAGGCTAAATGGGGAGGCCGGCGGGTCCCTGAACGTCGTTTCTTTCTTACAGGACTGATATTTGGTGCTCCGGGGATCTATCTGGCCATGCGTTTCTTCCGGCACAAAACCAAGCATAAGGCC is drawn from Dehalobacter sp. and contains these coding sequences:
- a CDS encoding DUF1294 domain-containing protein, encoding MEYIWLIWGYIVLVNIYGFSVMGWDKYKAKWGGRRVPERRFFLTGLIFGAPGIYLAMRFFRHKTKHKAFVCGIPVLIILNISVLVYFLQKF